tttaatttttgtgtaaaattgtataaaacAGGAGAAATGAATTAACAACCATAACATTACAATAATTCGTGTTATAACAGTGGCAAAAgtgctatttttttttaacattttaattatgttatttatttgaatgaTTTTACATAACCTAAtttgaaatttttattttatttgcaaaaacgtaatatatgatttttcCGAAATTTTGGAAAAATGGGAATTATAATAGCTATAAAATTGTgctgataataattttttttatgtgtattaaaaaaaaaaaaaattattacctttttattataaatcaCACCATagaatatacttttttttttgtgtgtgGTGAATTGAGAAAAAACATgtgctatttttatacatagaaaatgattttctttagttctttttttaaagcatTTATCTAacctaataataatttatagaTATTTTATCAAGCCGAAAGCACacataaaattgtaaaattttatttatataatatttaattaattatattaatgtggaaaaagtatataagtttttttttattatatatttattttgaaacACAAATGGGCAAACTGTTATTATAATGTTGtgtatacaaatataattaatttcatttttcatttatgtttttaatttgtaatATATCTACGTAATTTTAAGATTAAAAGAAAccaatatttatatataatataatttatatgtgaAATTTTTAAAGAGGCTATTGgctattattaaaaatataggatttttaaaaatttccatgtatttataaatgcaaaaaatgGCAAATTAAGTGGGCTTACTTTTCCACTAATTACATAAAATGTTATACGTGTTTAGTATATAAAGTTtgcaaaattaaatatataataaatgtgtatataaattcacaatatatttaatgaaatataaattatctattaatgcatatatgttATAAACATTAGTGTTCTGTATTATTTGCATTTATATGTTGTGCatttatgtaaaaacaTGCAGTGTTGAAAAAAGCAATATTTCTTATATGAGGAAATAAAGCTGCAAAGTATATTTCaccaaattaaaaaaggaaatgtCAGAGAGATTGAATCAGGCGAAGAAgagaattataaaaaaatagggaacaaataatatgtttatgtGTTTTACgtgcattttttatattgatttacatatatatattttttaggtaaaaaatatattatatacatttacaAATAACGTATGTTGAAATTAATGCATGCAATTGGATGTTTCCATTTATGCTTTAAAAATTCACACAATCGTTATTTCCAGATATTTGTTTTCatgttaattttatattgttattaaatgtacattattttttacacaaATATCgaaatgttatatatatattaaattatgtttttatttttaaatttatgatatatttttgtgcTATTATACATTTCTTTCATATTGTCATGCTATTTACATGTGCATATTACTAATGTAATCTTATGAATAGTAATAAATTCCCTTCATTTCAAAAAAGCCAAAACACAATCgctttaaaataattaagcTTATatctatacatatatatatataatgcatGATGCATAGAGAGTATACACTTATCTTCACATGTGCAtgtatttacatattttgatatatgtatattatttcatttctacatttattataccattctttatatataataagctaatatatatatatatctatatttttattaattttcttatatttaattaaggAATCAcactaatttttttatattgtgaAATGTTACACCAGGAAAATGCATAATGTTCAcgtaattaaaaatttttgagAATTGTATatagttattatatatatagctttttattatatatattatgaaaattgtctttataagtttttaatatatatttttaattctttttaaataagtttacactactttttattttataattataaatgcaattatatatatagggTACACATATGTGTATATCATTTATGTCATTTTTATACCACATGAATTAATTACACGAtcttttactatttttaatacataGAGTTACactcttttttaaattaaatacaCTACTTGATTTGTAGTATCTATATACCACTATCATTGTTTTTTAAGAAATAAGTGTAAAAGTGAATATCAAAATCGTTAAATTAGCTTAAAGCAAAGCATGATTTAATGTATGCATGTTTACACACTCACGAGAGAAATAACAAGATTTAacttcttttaattttagaGCCATacacatatgtatatgacgtgtgtatatatgtattgtTTCACTTTCACTATTTgcatattaaattaattttttaacttattaataacatatttatatttaattgttttaattttacttTGGCAAATAATGTGTAAGTATTATGCATAATGTAGAATATGTAAATTGTCtatgcataaaataaatacataaaattgTATGTGAGGTATATCTGTATGTCTATACATATACACATACATactaattaatttatatggaAGATATACATCGATACGTATATATCAGTtgacatatatacatgctgtttttatctttcatttatttatggCTACTTAAGTATatagatttatttttattattaacacATGTGTGGATGCATTATTAGTTTATCAAGATCGGTATCTTTTGAAACTAGTAACAcacattttaatttttttatcatttaaaatatttttttaattttttttttaaatatttacatgtgtattttaaaaaatgaatcagTAAGATTCATACGAACATGtgttaatttatatatgtgcatatgttaaaatgtattacatttgcatattaatttaaaacgataatatatatagaagcATAGTTGTAAATTCATCAAATGCTGtgtaattaataaatagaataatgaataatatgattattttatagCTTTTTTAATggctattattattttatttatttttgaaacaATGCAAATATGAGCATAGTAATTcattaaacaaaataatatatttatatattgatattaattcaaattgaatttatttttattatccatatatataatatatgcctTTATTCTCAATTAAATTTGTAATTGCATCTAAAAAAACAATCGAATttgaaagaaatatatttgtctttcaaatatatatccatgCATTTATAACACAcaacacacatatatatattatctcgaataatagtataataaataaaataacagTATAACAGAATGACATCAATTGTAGATAACagctttttaaaaaaatataatatattttctccAGAGTGGGAATTCGAGGATCAAGTTAGAAATCATGTGAAGAGCATTCAACTGAtagatattaaaaataatgagcACAAAACATTAAGGATACcaaattatttgttttgcTTTTTAAAGCattattcaaatattaattcaaaatattcaaggaataaaatagataaccaatgtgaaaaaaatgaagaagcACCATATTTGTTTCATATTGATGGTAAAGTTTTTTATGGATATgaaatatcattatttgtttttttaattgaagAGGATattgaattaaaatatttcaataaaGAGCACAAGGAAGCtaatttatcaaaaaataatatgactaatacattatataatttaaatgttagcaatcatataaaatataaagaagataataatagagaaatattaaaacGTTGCTTTGAAAGAGCAAACTGTTCTTATATattccaaaaaaataacaacactaataatgatgaaatatattttgataaaataaaaaaatatgaaaataacgATGCTAATGAAAACTATCCAGAAATCGTtaatttatgtaatatGAAATATGATTCCTTcctatcatttttatttaaaaattccaattttcaaaaaaataatgaaaacaatttaggatgttattatatagaGGAATTTAATGCGTATCTTTGCACACTACTTGATTCTGTAAATGAAAAGGTGATTTTAAGTATATAcccaataaataaatgggGTTTAAATGAAAGCAGAAACAAAGCTcttaattttattcaatGTGAAGattacattaaaaaaataatagagaaaataaaatataatgtgaTAAATGTGAAACATAATTTAGATAAAATGGAgatacataattttattaatgtgCTCAGTATAAACATGGGGAATAAGACAAATAaccataataaaaataatttattttatgacaAAGAAATTAACACATTATTAGAGCATAACACCATGCATAATATGAAAGCCAACTTATTTTGTAATACTATTTGTCCTTCTACCTATCcttttaaatatacttctttaaaaaaaaacatcaGGAGCTATACAtctttatatacaaataaaaaaatgaagaaaggAATTAAACTAATGTTATCATCTATGATGTGTCTCTTAGaaaagggaaaaaaattaaaaacaatacCAAATGTAAGAAAGGCTAATACCCCTATtcgaaattataaaaatgccATTCATATAAACACAAAAATGGAGAGTTCAAGAAGTAACTCAATCTTAAAATCCACAGATATGTAtggtaataaaaatatatgtgaaCAGAAGAAAAGCGACgaagttaataaaaatgattctCTAATAATAGATAGTTcatctataaaaaaaatgaaccAGTATGTGGAAGactatattgtttttacaTTGCACAGATTTAAtgtgaaaaataatttgcGTTTTAGAGGAAGTGctgtaaatataataaaaagaagattaaataattatttgattaAAAGATATCTTggatttaataataattctagcacaaataaaaagtgtaattatgaaaatgacCTTTTTGAAACATTTTTCTTAAGAACTATTTTGTGTTTAGAGGATATTAGAAACGATGTTTTTGATAGTAAAGAAAAAggatataattttgaagAGGGATCATATCGTGTCAAACAATGTGGCGAAAATAGTGAATATCATGAAGGCAGCAATAATGGAAATACTAGCGAACAGAATAGTGATGGTAATAGTGAAAGAAATAGTGAAGGCAATAGCGGAAGTAACAATAGTGGAAATTCTGGGGGACATCATGATGATAATAGTGGTGATAATGGAAGTAGTAGAGACAGCAATAACGATGGTAGCAACGATGATGATAATGGaagcaataataataacaatgatgatgatgaaaatgaagaaaatgaggAAAATGATGACActaataatgatgaaacTAGGGAACATGATTATAGCAATGAAAATGAAGGGTATAGTAGTactaatgaaaataacataataaaggataaatataaatatgttgataattttgattgtgaaaatattgattcgaagaaaatattaaatggGGAAATGCATAATTTTAACAAATATCCATttaatggaaataaaagtgaaataagtacaaattattttgaaaacaGTTATAACATTAGCgcaaataatagtaataatggatattatgaagaaaatcacaatatgtttttaaacAGTGATGAGGGTTTAACAATAGCCAGTGTTAATATGCCGAATGTCAAAAGTAATTCGAGGGACGAAGAAATAACGTTTGGAAATTtatcaaatgaaaattgtCATAGTGATAATggttataataatatgaatacaTATGTTGAAACCTATttagataataataaagtaCATAATACTAGTGATGCTAAAAGAGATTCATGTACCACAAATGAAGAGCGAATTTCAAATAACTCGCTTGATGACaacaataaaatgaaaaacgatatatataatggcaatgatttaatatttcacggaaataatataaatattaaaaatgaattaataaatggtgGTGAATCGTATGAGTCTAACCTATTAAGAATGGAAggaaatttattaaatattaataataaagattcAGATACAtgtgttaaaaaaaaaataataaaaaaaagaaataaaacaaaattggAAAGAAGCAGCAAAAGTTTAGAtgacgaaaaaaaagaagttttaaataaagtaTCACAAATAACAAGAGTTGGTGGTGTGTgctttgataaaaatagacAAAGGTGGATAGCCCATTGGAAAATTGACGGAAAATACCATAAGCATTATTTTCCTATAAGCCAATATGGATTTGAAAATGCTCGAGAAAGAGCAATAAATTGTAGAAAACAAGCTGAAAAGCTTTTCAATTTACCCGAAATACAACCAAGAAATCGATGGAATCAAGTAAAAGTTAACGGCACATctcatattaaaaaagcaTCAAAATTACCACGTTGTGAAGGTGTAGCTTATGATGAAATGTCACAAAGCTGGGTAAGTACATTTGttgtacataaaaaattttctatTGATGAGCTAGGTTTTTATGAAGCACGAAATAGAGCTATTTATTGCAGAAGAGCATTtgagaaaataaattccGAAGAAGATTATGAATTTTTACTTAAGCAAAGATTAGGTTTAACAGAAGAGGAAAACGAGGAGTTAAGCACACTATTCGATTTCGATAAAAATGCATTGGAAAAAATGGATACAGTAGGAAATACCGTAAATGGTAATAAGATAAAAAGTAATATGCACAATATGAAAATCCAAGGTAATGCTGATTATTCATCTATGGAcaatcataataatatggaaCAAGCAAAAAATGCTAATAACAACAATATGGAAAGTAAAATATCAAATGAgcaatatttaaaaattacacAAGAAGCTATTGAAATGATTTTAAGCAACATAAAGCATAAATCATTACCAGAAATTAAACTTAAATTAATTGATGttgaaaaatttgaaaattataatacacTAATTGATAagcattttaaatatgttacTTCTGTCACAAATATATCTCAATTGCAGCCTTATATATCTTTGTtccataaatttattatttaccaCACATTACCACATAATGTATCTttgaaaaaacaattatgTATTATTGAGGCTTTAGAATGGTCTTCCTTTTTTTCTGGCGAAGTTAACCATAAAATTGATTAAATTGTAAGACGGTATAAAAGGATggaacaaaaaataaccACGTGCGCGCACATATGCATGCGTGAGGGATCACGTGTGTTATACATCCgcactatatatataagtttaaacactttatttttttacaagtGAGGCATATTTTgcctttattttataaaagcatgtttttaaagtatactacatattttttttatttatttacatgtttttttattcattattatatttattgtcaattacttttttattgtatttttttaacaaattaaaagtaATGCATTACATGCATGTGCATATTCTAATACacacattttaaaaaacttggaataaaataattataattacttaaaaaacaaatttagcTTTAAAAGTTGGGATAGAAATacgtttttaaaaaaaatgagtatGCATAGCTTCCTATTgagatatattttgaaagcAATTGcatgatttattatttttttgtaacgAATAAATAGAAATGTGTAATATCTAGATAACACACGATAATATACCACAAAAACTATAGTGCATCAATTATGCTAAATAGCTAAGTTTAATGCTTATATCTCTCAGGATAAGCATTTTGCttaatttatacatatagtATTCCGagtattttgtatttttaaaaataagcatTTAAATGTAACGAAATATCTTTATTGATTTATTAgtatgaataaaatatgataaatttaaataaaaaatgccGAGCATCATAAATTATGGtgatcatatatatttgtattacacattttaaattttttatagcgACTtgatatatgaaaattaaagcatttttttacttccAAATATGAAATTCATAGCACATCACTTTAAATgaattttgtttaaaaaaatatatttatatatataacaataaaaaaagataaatattaaaaaggtttaacaaatattttagaatagaaataatctgcaaatatatatttttttctttgatGTATTTgctttaatatatattaaatgagTATTATTAAACTTAATGCCTttactttatatattaattaatgcTCAAAAGGGTGAAGAAAGCGACTgatacaatatattttcacattaattgttttttttaatacacaTAAACTATTGTCTGTACTTATTTGCCTATATTGAAAAATCCAAATGGCACTGTGCTGTAGGAATACATTAGATCAAGTAAAaggtataaaatataaaatgtggGTGAAAGcgttaaataattttatgcaTTTTATGTGCAAAGATGTATAGCGtataatacataatttataacataataatattaatggaATGTGTTACTTTTCATATGttgcattatttttaatttattttatttgattatatatatacatttattttaaaattctatttaaaatatgacGTGTAATTCTAATTATTTATGGTGAaatgaaattttaaaagacAAAAGCATTCGcatttatatcatattgACAGTATATGTTTCGTTAATAATGaccatttatataaattaatttagtccaatttgtattttttattttattattattcagcaacaatatatatattttattaacttaaaaaacatattttctatatttaaaaatatatatagtaatgAAACTAAAGCAAATGTATTTGCGTAATTGGATCATCGAATAGATCGATCGTGCATGGGTCTGGGAATAttgtctatatatatatacttggatacatttttattcctattttttaaatgctatataattatgtttattttttatttcttttcattTAGACAATATTTTGCattattgtaaaataaattattggTTGTTGATTaatttgaattttatattttattttattatattttcaaaacgATATTTAGTAACAGCGATTTTACATCTTTAATGatattctttaaatttttatatatattagaaATTTTGTGCATCTGTGCATAAATAATAGCAACTATGTAAACTAAtgtattgtatttttatatgaattcAGATAAATGGtatttgtattaatttatgtatagtttaagaatataataataaataaataacacgaaaaacatttatgtttattttatatccaTCATGTCAGATAATAAAGGAGCTTATTTAACTTTTGATAATGCATCAAACGGGTCGTTATTTATTACATGGAAAAAAGAGAAAGTAGAGAATGctttgttatatataagacCTACGAAAAATGTTCCagaatttaaatttaactGTAACAATGGAAAATACGAACTTATTAGAAATTTACAGGTTATCATTTAAGAACgatatcataaaatataataatgatattggaaagttaatttatatttatgttttttcctttttttgttttcattttgtagtcggataaaaagatatttttttcaggAATTTGCCAATTTATCAAAGAGGCAAAGGAcataaaaggaaaaataacattattACCATACTTAGAAAATGGATTCCCTATAAAAgttaatatatactttttaaaaGGAAACAATGTAAGTTTTTAAATGTTAAAACTATGTAACTATAATGATTCTATGTGTCTATTATATTCactttaattattttatatcgtttttaattttttaaatattttttcattatattttgggAGATATAtgtgataatatatagctTTGTATGCATGtgtattttgtttattatgtatgtatatacatacgcacattttttaatgatataattCAGGTTGTTCAACTTAAATCCGGAGAATCGTTCGATTTAGAAGGAGTTGATGCATCGACAGTTTTACCATATGGATCAAGTTCGTTACAAGTCAAAACAATGTCCAAGGACATGTTTGTGGGTAAAGGAAATTCAGAAGGTGCTAGTATTTCTTTCTAGGAATATTTaccatttatatatttttttatctttatattcttttatggacatataaattaaattatttaaaaaataaccaAATCGTAAAAAGTGCTATTATGATGCTGCTacaattgaaaataaacgtgcatataatattaattatttatttatgctAATTATGGATGATGAACtagtttataaaaaatatatcctcaaaaaataatgtattacAAGTAAATTATGCAAAGGGGTATTTCAAtccttttattaatttttatgtgcatacatttttatatatagaaacataataaaatagtatatatttttttaatttataatatttcattgcatgtataatataaatacatatattcatttatgtatataattatataatttaataaaaatatttgaattattaatgctcttaatttatattgaaaaaaatttaattatttattacaataaaaataatatttattattgaaaagtataaataataagcgGGCATGGTCTAGTGGTTATGACGCCTGCTTTACACGCAGGAGATCCCGAGTTCGATCCTCGGTGCCcgtattttttcatataaaaaatgatgaaaattatataaaaaaatttatatgtttattttatataaacacaAAGTTTAAATGCATTTGaagcattattatttactacATCGTAATTAATGTTGTGggttttatgttttttatatttgaataattttaatttgctATATTAAGCTTCGttctttaaaattaatataataatgatagaAATGCCagaagaatataaatataaatggaaaatatgaacatatTATAAAGTATGGCAAATTGAAATTGAAACAATATGATTGTAAAGGTATTATTACATTAACATTAATGGATAAGATTGGTCTTTTACGAAACGATATAATTTTCcgtataataattataaaacaatttaagCTTggcaatatatatttttgctttattcattattatacttttttattttaattaagctacaaacaattaaattggttaaataatatttatataatgctttatataatgatttgcaatataaaaaaaattaaattaaaagaaaacccaattttttattatatattttatttattataaaacagCCACCTGGGAGGATCGAACTCCCGACCTTTGGTTTACAAGACCAACGCACTGCCACTGTGCTAAGGTGGCAATGATTATTTGTTGTGAtaaaactttatttttttaatattataaataattaatgcatattatttttatgccCCTTTTTTTGCACCTTTTTATGATGCGCCAATATTTGTGTTATGccttttatgtttttaatatttcaaaattttataattatttatatagaagtttagtaatattaattttttaaaataaacaaatttaaataaatacaataaaaaataaaaaaacaataatagcAATTTATTGCTATGTGtatctttttattacaattcgaataaattaatatttattattatataaagtatgggatttttttagtaattaaataatatagcaTAATGGGAAGTGTAGAAATCCCAAATAATATgcaatttttgtttttttattattcatttaaaGCAATAagtaaattaataattcagGTATTGGACAattgaatatattattaaactaattatatctattataaatatgttttggGGTTAGGAGATACTgggatatttatttttcaataatatgatatatgaaatatttgtatatttaaatgttGTGTAATTAGatgcatttatatataccttTCCACACTGTTGAATccgcatatattatatatgtatataatatagtaaaaaataaaagctTTGGGATATAGAGTATATATATcgaaatttattatttatgctaattttatttattttttttattaatttcttttttattagtaaaatttaagattatatataacatgtaggaatataaaattaattatatctGCGTGTTGTTTTGCTATATAAAAGattgattttataaataataatatatatagaattaattatttaatacaaTTTCGAAAATGAAGATGCAAAGATATACTGGTTGTcgtttatatatgcaataaATTAGGAAAACGGATAAAttgttataaatatgtatccttattatattttatacattttaattcttaaaattttattaattaacaATATAATTCAATAAAACGAAATATTTACGCtactatttaaatattactatttattttgatgcttaaatcataatatatttcctCGTAATTTTCGATCATATGTTCTTAATTTAATTAGTTTTATGTGCATTTTGAATTAAATGGattttctaattttatcatcgttatgtaatttattttgatgtatttttttaatgcatAGTATTATATCTAATTAGtgaaattaaattatataaaaaatattttatataattattaatatatcctttcttatttaaatatttaaaaagatAATGCAAACTAATATTCTAATAAAGCATAAAACAAACGAAACAAATGCATAAAGCTGTCTATATACTATATGCTCTTTCTATTTTTGAGCTTGTAATAAACGTAAGAAATTTGGAAATGaattaatgaataaataaatattcatacttgtatgttatt
This genomic stretch from Plasmodium vinckei vinckei genome assembly, chromosome: PVVCY_02 harbors:
- a CDS encoding transcription factor with AP2 domain(s), putative, whose amino-acid sequence is MTSIVDNSFLKKYNIFSPEWEFEDQVRNHVKSIQLIDIKNNEHKTLRIPNYLFCFLKHYSNINSKYSRNKIDNQCEKNEEAPYLFHIDGKVFYGYEISLFVFLIEEDIELKYFNKEHKEANLSKNNMTNTLYNLNVSNHIKYKEDNNREILKRCFERANCSYIFQKNNNTNNDEIYFDKIKKYENNDANENYPEIVNLCNMKYDSFLSFLFKNSNFQKNNENNLGCYYIEEFNAYLCTLLDSVNEKVILSIYPINKWGLNESRNKALNFIQCEDYIKKIIEKIKYNVINVKHNLDKMEIHNFINVLSINMGNKTNNHNKNNLFYDKEINTLLEHNTMHNMKANLFCNTICPSTYPFKYTSLKKNIRSYTSLYTNKKMKKGIKLMLSSMMCLLEKGKKLKTIPNVRKANTPIRNYKNAIHINTKMESSRSNSILKSTDMYGNKNICEQKKSDEVNKNDSLIIDSSSIKKMNQYVEDYIVFTLHRFNVKNNLRFRGSAVNIIKRRLNNYLIKRYLGFNNNSSTNKKCNYENDLFETFFLRTILCLEDIRNDVFDSKEKGYNFEEGSYRVKQCGENSEYHEGSNNGNTSEQNSDGNSERNSEGNSGSNNSGNSGGHHDDNSGDNGSSRDSNNDGSNDDDNGSNNNNNDDDENEENEENDDTNNDETREHDYSNENEGYSSTNENNIIKDKYKYVDNFDCENIDSKKILNGEMHNFNKYPFNGNKSEISTNYFENSYNISANNSNNGYYEENHNMFLNSDEGLTIASVNMPNVKSNSRDEEITFGNLSNENCHSDNGYNNMNTYVETYLDNNKVHNTSDAKRDSCTTNEERISNNSLDDNNKMKNDIYNGNDLIFHGNNINIKNELINGGESYESNLLRMEGNLLNINNKDSDTCVKKKIIKKRNKTKLERSSKSLDDEKKEVLNKVSQITRVGGVCFDKNRQRWIAHWKIDGKYHKHYFPISQYGFENARERAINCRKQAEKLFNLPEIQPRNRWNQVKVNGTSHIKKASKLPRCEGVAYDEMSQSWVSTFVVHKKFSIDELGFYEARNRAIYCRRAFEKINSEEDYEFLLKQRLGLTEEENEELSTLFDFDKNALEKMDTVGNTVNGNKIKSNMHNMKIQGNADYSSMDNHNNMEQAKNANNNNMESKISNEQYLKITQEAIEMILSNIKHKSLPEIKLKLIDVEKFENYNTLIDKHFKYVTSVTNISQLQPYISLFHKFIIYHTLPHNVSLKKQLCIIEALEWSSFFSGEVNHKID